A single Pirellulaceae bacterium DNA region contains:
- a CDS encoding SDR family NAD(P)-dependent oxidoreductase produces MSGLWFGRRVILTGATSGIGWELARILVRRGAIVIATGRRSERLDTLKSTVQNPQQLMAIAGDICDPIHRQRLMDAAVNQLGGLDVLINNAGIGAIGPFRQATPDRLRRIFEVDFFAAVELTRLAIEPLTHAKSPAICLVNSVLGYRGVPDKSEYCAAKFALRGWAESLRVELMPLGIDVISVYPSTTRSEFLDSLIETLPGTASRSMGSQSASQVASCIIGALQARRLSAFPSLTARAMVWLSQAFPGLTDRLLLRSYRA; encoded by the coding sequence ATGAGTGGTTTATGGTTTGGCCGTCGTGTAATTTTGACGGGTGCCACCAGTGGCATTGGGTGGGAGCTTGCAAGAATTCTTGTTCGCCGGGGTGCGATTGTCATTGCTACAGGTCGACGCAGCGAGCGGTTGGACACACTGAAATCAACAGTTCAGAACCCGCAACAACTGATGGCGATTGCCGGTGATATCTGCGACCCAATTCATCGGCAAAGGTTGATGGATGCTGCTGTAAATCAGTTGGGAGGGCTGGACGTCTTGATCAATAACGCCGGAATTGGGGCCATCGGTCCATTCCGCCAGGCAACTCCCGATCGGTTGCGGAGAATATTTGAAGTCGACTTTTTTGCGGCTGTCGAGCTAACGCGTTTGGCCATAGAGCCGCTGACGCACGCTAAATCTCCCGCGATTTGCCTCGTCAACTCTGTACTGGGTTATCGTGGTGTGCCTGATAAGAGTGAATACTGTGCAGCAAAATTCGCGCTGCGCGGCTGGGCTGAATCACTGCGAGTCGAACTGATGCCCTTGGGAATCGATGTCATTTCCGTATATCCCAGCACCACGCGCAGCGAATTCTTGGATTCACTGATCGAAACGCTTCCTGGAACGGCTAGCCGTAGCATGGGGAGCCAGTCTGCATCGCAGGTTGCTAGTTGCATTATCGGTGCCCTGCAAGCACGACGACTCAGCGCGTTTCCATCCCTCACCGCTAGAGCCATGGTCTGGTTGAGTCAAGCCTTTCCCGGCCTGACCGATCGCCTGCTGCTACGATCGTATAGAGCATGA